A region of Anaerolineales bacterium DNA encodes the following proteins:
- a CDS encoding DNA-binding protein — protein MRNSLPEIMTIGEAAQYLRISLSSLYKLAQDGKIPCQKVGKHWRFRKEAVDRWLEDIPLKNQIRTSSNSK, from the coding sequence ATGCGAAATAGCTTGCCTGAAATAATGACAATCGGAGAAGCGGCGCAATATTTGCGAATATCATTGTCATCACTCTACAAGCTTGCGCAAGATGGAAAAATTCCTTGCCAAAAAGTTGGCAAACATTGGAGATTTAGAAAAGAGGCTGTTGATAGATGGTTAGAAGACATTCCGTTAAAAAACCAGATAAGAACCTCATCCAATAGCAAATAA